The segment AACAATAATAGAGATTGCTTCTTTTGTTCAACTCGATACTTAATTCAGTAGTTATCTCTCTTTATTACTCTTACATTGCTTTTTATCTTGTTAGGTTAGGTGTATCCTAATcatcatatataaaattgttCTTTAAATTATGATCATCACTTGAGTTTATTGCTTCTCTGTTTGAAGGGGACAATCTGTTTTCTATTTCTAGACCAAGATCGCTGCTGGTTTTATGTCTGAATCCTTTTGGATTGGTTGGTCTTTCACAATGTAACTAACTCATGGTATAATATGAATATCTGAGAAATGCAACGGGCTCTCACAGTGTCAATACTTGAGAATTTATGTGCGGGTTAATGCTGGTATGTTCTTTTGAAACATCATGCATGATGAAACTCAGTTCTTACTTCTTAGTAAATGGCCTTGTTGGCAGAACCGAACTTCCTCGAAACTCTGTCATATGTCAGGAAGGAAGCAGTAAATAAAGGCTCAGGTATCCTTTTCAAATTTCCTTTTTCTACACAACATTTCTCCCTCACCTGTTGAAGAACACTTTCTTCTCCTTGGTTATTATAATCATGGTTGCTGTATTTATTGGCAATAACCAAATTCtttgcaatttctgttctcatgttgaaaaattgttccatccttttcttttgggcAATGTTTGCATGTATAGATACGTTGCCTGAAAAAACCTCGGATATATGATTCGTTGTTTTGTGGTTGAGAATCTTGAAACAAAGTTTCGGCTTCCATTTGCAATCTAATGTCTCGTTTTTACATGTAATGTACCCAAGATCAGAGCTGCAAGTTCAAGGGTGACTGATGATGAAAGCTTCATTGGAATTTGGAAACCTAGAATCAAGGACTTGCAACTGAATGGCCAAACAGTAACTTAAGGTGGGCTGTTGGTGGAATTTGAATCAATGTAGAGAGTGCTTTTCTTATCAAATCACTAAAGTGAACTGATAAATATTTCATCAGTACACTCCGTACAGTAAGTACTATCTAGCACGGTGGCTGTGTTGAATCCTTTTTGCCGTGGGCTACATATCCAATCACAAACTATATAATGAACTGTTCATCAAACTGTCacctttaggttttttttttattcttttatgttttttggggGGCCAAAATCTCATAGCAATGGCACCTTTTCTCCTTTTATATGAATGAAAGAAttcattaataagaaaagaagtgTTAAAATAGAGAGCTCACGTTGCTTACAAATtaatactaaaaagaaaagaatcaaagaaaaactcaaattcTGCTAAAAGACTGATGAAACAATCAACCAACCCCAGCAAGCAACGGTGCTGGTGAAATTTAACCATATTAGAATTGTGAAAAACTTCATGCATTAACTTGGAGTCTGGACAACACAAACAATTTGGTTGACCAAAGTCCACAGGAAGGCCACCTTAGAAACTGTTCAAATTAAAGCATCACAGAATTTATTGGAGAACAACGAGCTAGACTCGCAACTGGTATTTCATCATGTGGCTTTATTGTTTCTATATCCCAATACTATATTTAGCCCCAATAAGTCAACAGGGGATGTAGCTCAGATGGTAGAGCGCTCGCTTAGCATGCGAGAGGTACGGGGATCGATACCCCGCATCTCCATTTTCTCTTGGCCATGATTCagctgtattttattttatcttgctaGTGTTTGAAGTTATACCCGTAGAATGAGATGCCAGAAGAGACATAAACAAGCCATTACTCTGATTTTGCTACACCCTACATTTCACAGTAATTGATAGCAATTCAACCATCGATTGGATCATTCTCAGAGATGTTAATTAGAGAAATGTATGTAGACAGTTGTGCCTCCTTTTTCCTGTGGCAGACTCTGTTTATTGTCTTCCTTCACACATAATTGTATGTTTCAACAAGTGTTACAGTCTGGTAGCGAGTTCAACTATTCTTCTTCATTACAGACTTGACAAGGAGGAACCCTAGTAATCACGCCCCAGAAAAGAAGGCCAAATAGTAAGAACTCGCCCCGGCGCTAGTCTTACAAGGCGCAGCCCTAAACGCCGCTGATCAATGCTTTCTGATTCCAGTCTGCTTGACAAGGTTCAACTTCTTCTACATCTGCGTAACTAGTTGAGGAAACCGTATATCTTTCTTTGATTCATCATTGGCAGTCGTCATGTTTAAAATGGGTGAAGAAAGAATTCATCATAGGAAAATCATAGTTCAATTCACCTGGTCTTGCAAATTTTTGCCTTGATCAGAAACcataaggaaaaattaaaacctCGATATGATCGTTTATCAGCATTGTGTTTGGAACTTTGAAGTGTACTAAAATATGAGATTAGTTTTATAATTACCATTCTTGATCCATAAGCATTTCATCTGTCAATCCAAACTCCTTTAGCTCTTCTTCAGTGTGATGCATCAATAAGCTGTACCTATAAAATATCGAATTGTGTGCAAAATACTTCGTCAAGTGTCCCCCCCCCTAAACTCAATTCTGCAGATCAGAAATGCAGAAGACAACAAGAATTACCTTCCACCAAAGCCTCTCTCCATGACGACCATTCCTCCATTCCCAAAGTTATGGAGTTTCTCATATTGCTCCACAGTCCATTTATACCACCTCATTAGAAACACACGAAGTGTGAGACCATGAGAAACTATCACTAAGTTCATGTTTGGACTCTGTTCACCGGGAGGCTGAAAGCGTCCTATATCAATGTCTGCTCTGAGTGTTTCTCTGAATCCTGTTTCATTAACACTGCATAGCATCAAaatgctttatttttctcttcgcGACTGAGAAAGGCTAATATATTAGACAAACCTGTGATTCTATCATAAACATCAGCTGCCGATTCTCCATTGGGAAATCGGAAAAAGAATCGACCATAGAGCATTCGAATAGCCTTTTCAGCTCTCATCCTCTCTCTATCCTGAAAATTGCCtttcaagaaaaacataaacaggATTTATTTAGGCAGATTGTAATAGCATTCAATAAATATCTGTTTTACACATAAACTGGCAGGCTTGAATGGTTTTTTCCACTTTGCATGTACTCTCTTTTCTGCTTCCAATCATTGGCCTAATACAGTGTCTGAAGGAACTTACCGAAATCTTGCTCGCGCAGACGAGGCTCTTCTCTCATACCGGCAATTCTTGAGCGCTCAAATGCTCTGGCCAAATTCTGTAATGTTTCACGAGTCCTTTTATACGGTGACACATAGAAGTAAACCTTCCAATCATCCGCCTCATCTTTCTCAATCATCTCCCTGATTCTCTTACCACATTCTTCAGCCTGAGCCTTTCCTTTCTCAGTGAGGGCAATCTTCGGATCAGCGATCCTTGTATAGACACTCTCATCAACATTTCCTTGGCTTTGTCCATGCCGAACCAGTATTATCCGGCGAGGCCTGGGAGGTAGATTATTTAACGGTTGTTTTTGTAGACTCTTTTCGGGAAAACTGGCCTTCCCATTTGTAGAAAGTTCAACGCTCTCATTTTGGGTTTTACAGCATTGGATGAAACTAGATTTAATCAGTTTTCGCGGCGGAAGTAGCAGTGATGAAGCTGGGGAGGTTGTGAGGGAATGTATGGCCATTGCTTGAGAAGCAACAAAACAtatgataaagaaaatgaaataaaattaggtGAAACATGTCTAATTGAATCATGTTTCCTGCGAAATCTTGACCTGTATACTGTTCTACGAGCATACTACTGCTACATGGCTATACTGAAACATGTCAAATTTCATTTCAGTTTGCAGAGAGGACCACAAAAACGAACGGTTCACAAAGAAATGTGGTGGCCCAAGCATCTTGTATTTGTGGGCTATATTCTCTCTTGGGACACCATTGTTTTCATGTCGCGCCATAATTTTCTTGTGCCATTGagtgttttttctgtttttttccgaTGGCTATGCGTTTCGGTTTTAATAAGGACGgactttttgttattttgtgaaTAGTTCATGataaacacaaacaaacaaaagaggGAGGAGATAAAGTGAATTGaatcattgaaattaaaatgtGTTTAATAATACGATTAGGAATGTGAAAAAACTACAAGCTTTTTCTGCAATACCTGCAAGCTCCATCGTAGTTGCttgcaaaattttattttattttattttttatattttttgaattgttttggttttgttgtgatggtctcaaaaataaattttaaaaaattaaaaaaaaattattttcatatatttttaaataaaaaatattttaaaaaacaatcattaccgCAATATCAAATATACTCATGGTGTCTCAAAAGCTAACACCATAACAAATTGGCTAAATTTAGATGCTTTTCTTCTATGGAGTGTTTGTTATTGTGGTGtgaccatgtttttttaaaaaaaaaatttgatgtttttgaattgttttgatgttttaatgttaaaaataaattttaaaaaataaaaaaaatattattttaatatatttttaagcaaaaaccAATAATTACCATgatataaaatactattttagaaggcatttgataataaaaccaaaacattgtttgctcaaaatttaaaatttcttttcacttaaaatttctttttatattttttaattattttaatatactaatattaaaaatattatttgaatatatttttttaaaaata is part of the Populus nigra chromosome 8, ddPopNigr1.1, whole genome shotgun sequence genome and harbors:
- the LOC133701070 gene encoding phosphoglycerate mutase-like protein AT74H isoform X2 — translated: MAIHSLTTSPASSLLLPPRKLIKSSFIQCCKTQNESVELSTNGKASFPEKSLQKQPLNNLPPRPRRIILVRHGQSQGNVDESVYTRIADPKIALTEKGKAQAEECGKRIREMIEKDEADDWKVYFYVSPYKRTRETLQNLARAFERSRIAGMREEPRLREQDFGNFQDRERMRAEKAIRMLYGRFFFRFPNGESAADVYDRITGFRETLRADIDIGRFQPPGEQSPNMNLVIVSHGLTLRVFLMRWYKWTVEQYEKLHNFGNGGMVVMERGFGGRYSLLMHHTEEELKEFGLTDEMLMDQEW
- the LOC133701070 gene encoding phosphoglycerate mutase-like protein AT74H isoform X1, with amino-acid sequence MAIHSLTTSPASSLLLPPRKLIKSSFIQCCKTQNESVELSTNGKASFPEKSLQKQPLNNLPPRPRRIILVRHGQSQGNVDESVYTRIADPKIALTEKGKAQAEECGKRIREMIEKDEADDWKVYFYVSPYKRTRETLQNLARAFERSRIAGMREEPRLREQDFGNFQDRERMRAEKAIRMLYGRFFFRFPNGESAADVYDRITGFRETLRADIDIGRFQPPGEQSPNMNLVIVSHGLTLRVFLMRWYKWTVEQYEKLHNFGNGGMVVMERGFGGRYSLLMHHTEEELKEFGLTDEMLMDQEWQKFARPGELNYDFPMMNSFFTHFKHDDCQ